A window from Lachnoanaerobaculum umeaense encodes these proteins:
- a CDS encoding DUF6688 domain-containing protein gives MKKNIFRISILNSIIISYVIGLFLVIGWTVISAISSIVEYGQVRDIAAGIVAIPLWGGFVAALFIYPIVLAVYQLVMLILETDRIMSKTGVGFDQIVIWYGFILEGLYIAVVKDATGSDWSEVLTNSETHTPIFTGAGLTICVLCFIGLIGYYYLRICSLKKIPPLLAVFSISAMYIWLVVIVIFTVQVFGSGGMVGRYSDLYLLIYPFCIACIIVRTILCKVREWNELEMERGKIQNNVILNFLDKILSNSRLWPIYALVLMLPLLGIIIAILLLFGQAPDSVIKAWTETADWRLSLKEAPQNIYYDEHYLCTVAAGGHKKIVKPIRKGVRHGHEVIVNRQLCVANAFEQILEEKTPHFHKLVRGVYDRYGFPVARLIKSKWIADIIYIMMKPLEWIFLMVIYMCDVHPENRIATQYMGKK, from the coding sequence ATGAAAAAAAATATATTTAGAATTTCCATACTGAACAGTATTATTATAAGCTATGTAATAGGATTATTTTTAGTTATAGGATGGACTGTAATTTCTGCAATATCTTCGATTGTAGAATATGGACAAGTTAGGGATATAGCTGCCGGGATTGTAGCCATTCCTTTATGGGGAGGATTTGTAGCCGCCTTATTTATATATCCTATAGTGTTGGCGGTATATCAACTGGTGATGCTTATCCTTGAAACAGATAGAATAATGTCAAAAACAGGAGTGGGCTTTGATCAGATTGTAATATGGTATGGATTTATTTTAGAAGGACTTTATATTGCAGTAGTAAAAGATGCAACAGGATCTGACTGGAGTGAAGTGCTGACAAATTCAGAAACACATACACCTATCTTTACAGGAGCAGGACTCACAATTTGTGTACTATGCTTTATAGGTCTTATCGGGTATTATTATCTGAGGATTTGTTCACTAAAAAAAATACCGCCTTTACTTGCAGTGTTTTCAATATCGGCTATGTATATTTGGTTAGTTGTAATAGTTATTTTCACTGTACAGGTATTTGGTAGTGGTGGAATGGTAGGGAGATATTCTGATTTATACCTATTGATTTATCCTTTTTGCATTGCTTGCATTATAGTAAGGACAATTCTTTGTAAGGTCCGTGAGTGGAATGAACTTGAGATGGAAAGAGGAAAGATACAAAATAATGTGATTTTAAATTTTTTAGATAAAATACTGTCAAATTCAAGACTTTGGCCCATATATGCTCTAGTTCTTATGCTACCTTTATTAGGAATTATTATAGCTATATTATTGCTTTTCGGTCAGGCACCGGATTCTGTTATAAAGGCATGGACTGAAACTGCTGACTGGAGATTGTCACTAAAGGAAGCACCTCAAAATATTTATTATGATGAGCATTATCTTTGTACGGTAGCGGCAGGCGGACATAAAAAGATTGTAAAACCTATACGAAAAGGGGTACGCCACGGCCATGAGGTAATTGTAAACAGGCAGCTATGTGTAGCAAATGCCTTTGAACAGATATTAGAGGAGAAAACACCTCACTTCCACAAACTTGTGAGGGGAGTATATGATCGCTACGGCTTCCCTGTTGCAAGACTTATAAAGAGTAAATGGATTGCAGATATTATATATATTATGATGAAGCCTTTAGAATGGATATTCTTAATGGTGATATATATGTGTGATGTACATCCAGAGAATAGAATAGCGACTCAGTATATGGGTAAAAAATAA
- a CDS encoding cysteine desulfurase family protein, with the protein MIYMDNASTTVVDKEAFDIAKKYLFENYANPSSSYSMANDVKADMEDAREMIANLLGARYNEIYFTSGGSESNNWAILKSCELMENKGKHIISSKIEHHSVLHTLSYLEKKGYEVTYLSTDEKGIIDINELKSAIREDTVLISIMFANNEIGTIQPTKEIGKIAGEHNILFHTDAVQAVGHLPIDVNDLGIDLLSASGHKFHSPKGIGFLYIRSGIKLTSLIHGGSQERNRRAGTENTFGIIAMANALKSCYESLEKDSLYIKSLRDKLFSLILENIEGSHVNGDVENRLFNNINIYFENISGELLLILLNQNDVCASLGSACTTGSIDPSHVIMAISNDKKRASSSLRLTLSKYNTEDEVNKTFEILKTSIEKLRI; encoded by the coding sequence ATGATATATATGGACAACGCCTCTACCACTGTGGTGGATAAGGAGGCTTTTGATATAGCAAAAAAATATTTATTTGAAAACTATGCCAATCCTTCATCAAGCTATTCTATGGCAAATGATGTAAAGGCTGATATGGAAGATGCCAGAGAGATGATAGCAAATCTACTCGGTGCTAGATATAATGAGATATATTTTACCTCAGGCGGCAGTGAATCCAATAACTGGGCAATATTAAAATCCTGTGAACTTATGGAAAATAAAGGAAAGCATATCATCAGTTCAAAGATTGAGCATCACTCTGTACTGCATACACTCTCTTACCTTGAAAAAAAAGGTTATGAAGTCACTTATCTAAGTACTGATGAAAAAGGGATTATTGATATAAATGAGCTTAAGTCAGCTATAAGAGAAGATACAGTCCTTATAAGCATAATGTTTGCAAACAATGAAATAGGTACTATACAACCTACTAAAGAAATCGGAAAGATTGCCGGTGAACACAATATTTTATTCCACACTGATGCGGTACAGGCTGTAGGCCACCTTCCTATTGATGTGAATGATCTAGGTATTGATTTACTCAGTGCAAGCGGACATAAATTCCACTCACCAAAGGGTATCGGCTTCTTATATATAAGAAGCGGTATTAAGCTTACATCTTTAATACATGGCGGCAGTCAGGAGAGAAATCGCAGAGCCGGTACAGAAAACACTTTCGGTATAATCGCTATGGCAAATGCTTTAAAAAGCTGCTATGAGTCCTTAGAAAAAGACAGCTTATATATAAAATCACTTAGAGATAAGTTATTTTCTTTGATACTTGAAAATATAGAAGGCTCTCATGTAAACGGTGATGTGGAGAATAGACTTTTTAATAATATAAATATATACTTTGAAAATATAAGCGGTGAGCTACTCTTGATTTTATTAAACCAAAATGATGTATGTGCATCCCTTGGTTCTGCCTGCACCACAGGAAGTATAGATCCTTCGCATGTAATTATGGCTATATCAAATGATAAAAAAAGGGCCTCATCCTCCTTGCGACTTACATTAAGCAAGTACAATACGGAAGATGAGGTAAATAAAACCTTTGAAATATTAAAAACAAGTATAGAAAAGCTTAGGATCTAG
- a CDS encoding restriction endonuclease subunit S: MGLTKYKIGDLISVIDELNDNGIREFYGININKEFMPTAANTEGLDETKYKIVRKNRFVYSGMQTGRDECIRISMYTEDVPILVSPAYTTFEVTALSTVIPLYFFMKFLTKEKDRYGAFCSDGSIRSNLDWNVFCNIEIELPSIEVQQKYVNVYNAMLSNQQSYERGLEDLKLTFEVVIDEYKHKSTKKLVGDILEEVDIRNDNGTVYNVQGINITKQFMPSVANTNSVELSKYKLVFKGQFAFSGMQTGRDECIRIALFDNEEPIIISPAYKVLKIKYDTVIAEYVMMWFSRKEVDRLGWFMSDASIRTNLDMDRFYEIGIPVPALEVQRAIVDIYNAFKARKEINEKLKAQIKDICPILIKGSIEEGRKTKGM; this comes from the coding sequence ATGGGATTGACTAAGTATAAAATAGGTGACCTTATATCAGTCATAGATGAGCTAAATGATAATGGCATTCGTGAATTTTATGGTATCAATATAAATAAGGAATTCATGCCAACAGCTGCTAATACAGAAGGTTTAGATGAGACAAAATATAAAATAGTTAGAAAGAATCGTTTTGTATATAGTGGTATGCAAACTGGTAGAGATGAGTGTATAAGGATAAGTATGTATACAGAGGATGTTCCTATTCTTGTATCTCCGGCATATACTACTTTTGAGGTAACAGCTTTAAGTACTGTTATTCCGCTTTATTTTTTTATGAAATTTCTTACTAAAGAGAAAGATAGATATGGTGCTTTTTGTAGTGATGGAAGCATTCGATCAAATCTTGACTGGAATGTTTTTTGTAATATAGAGATAGAACTCCCTTCCATTGAAGTTCAGCAAAAGTATGTCAATGTATATAATGCTATGCTCTCAAATCAACAGAGTTATGAGCGTGGCTTGGAGGATTTGAAACTTACTTTTGAAGTGGTAATTGATGAATATAAACACAAATCGACAAAGAAATTGGTGGGTGATATTCTTGAAGAAGTGGATATCAGAAATGATAATGGAACAGTTTATAATGTTCAAGGTATTAATATTACAAAACAGTTTATGCCATCTGTCGCAAACACAAATAGTGTAGAGCTATCAAAATATAAATTAGTTTTTAAAGGTCAGTTTGCATTTTCAGGAATGCAAACCGGACGAGATGAATGCATACGAATTGCCTTATTTGATAATGAAGAGCCAATTATTATTTCACCAGCTTATAAAGTTTTAAAAATAAAATATGATACCGTCATCGCAGAATATGTAATGATGTGGTTTTCACGTAAAGAAGTTGACCGCTTAGGCTGGTTTATGAGTGATGCAAGCATAAGAACAAATTTAGATATGGATCGATTCTACGAAATAGGAATACCTGTACCAGCTTTAGAAGTTCAAAGGGCTATTGTTGATATATACAACGCCTTCAAAGCTCGTAAAGAAATTAACGAAAAACTAAAAGCACAAATAAAAGATATCTGCCCAATACTTATTAAAGGTTCAATTGAAGAAGGAAGAAAAACAAAGGGGATGTAA
- the mnmA gene encoding tRNA 2-thiouridine(34) synthase MnmA, which translates to MEKKKVVVGMSGGVDSSVAAYLLKEAGYDVTGVTMQIWQSEDEEDMSGSGGCCGLSAVDDARRVARDIGIPYYVMNFRDEFKDKVIDYFVNEYVQARTPNPCIACNRYVKWESLLERSMMLGADYIATGHYARIEKLENGRYALRTSKTSAKDQTYALYNLTQDQLSRTLMPIGDYEKDEIREIAKKFNLRVANKPDSQEICFVSDNDYALFVENEIGKKMPEGNFVTADGEILGRHKGILHYTIGQRKGLGIALGHPIFVTEIRPETNEVVIGENDDVFGYSLEANNLNAMAVESFFDDMRAIGKIRYSHKGEHCTVKVLGEDRIRIDFDEKVRAITPGQAVVLYDESGLVLGGGTIIKKCD; encoded by the coding sequence ATGGAAAAGAAAAAAGTAGTGGTAGGTATGTCGGGAGGAGTGGACTCCTCAGTGGCTGCCTATCTTTTAAAAGAGGCCGGATATGATGTCACAGGTGTGACTATGCAGATATGGCAAAGTGAAGATGAAGAGGATATGTCAGGCAGTGGAGGATGCTGCGGTCTGTCTGCTGTAGATGATGCCAGAAGAGTGGCGAGAGATATCGGTATACCCTATTATGTAATGAATTTCAGAGATGAGTTTAAAGATAAGGTAATAGATTATTTTGTGAATGAATATGTACAGGCAAGGACACCTAATCCATGTATTGCCTGCAACAGATATGTAAAATGGGAATCCCTTTTGGAGAGAAGTATGATGCTTGGAGCGGACTATATTGCCACAGGTCATTATGCCAGAATAGAGAAGCTTGAAAATGGAAGATATGCTCTCAGGACATCAAAGACAAGTGCTAAGGATCAGACATATGCACTTTATAATCTTACACAGGATCAGCTTTCAAGAACCTTGATGCCTATAGGAGATTATGAAAAGGATGAGATTAGAGAGATTGCAAAAAAATTCAACCTCAGAGTGGCAAATAAGCCGGACAGTCAGGAGATATGCTTTGTTTCAGATAATGACTATGCTTTATTTGTGGAAAATGAAATAGGCAAAAAGATGCCTGAGGGAAACTTTGTGACAGCTGACGGAGAGATACTGGGTAGGCATAAGGGAATACTGCATTATACTATCGGCCAGAGAAAGGGACTTGGTATAGCACTGGGACATCCTATCTTTGTCACTGAGATAAGACCTGAGACAAATGAAGTTGTGATAGGTGAAAATGATGATGTTTTCGGATACAGTCTGGAGGCAAATAATCTGAATGCAATGGCAGTGGAAAGCTTTTTTGATGATATGAGAGCTATCGGAAAGATAAGATATTCACATAAGGGTGAACACTGCACAGTCAAGGTACTTGGAGAAGACAGGATAAGAATAGACTTTGATGAAAAGGTAAGAGCAATTACGCCGGGACAGGCTGTTGTACTTTATGATGAAAGCGGACTTGTACTTGGTGGGGGAACAATTATAAAAAAATGTGATTAA
- a CDS encoding N-6 DNA methylase gives MAKKKTDEKAFNIDSILFNCRDYLRAARNSGSFFEKRDMMLTLVFLRFIGEKYEDGIEALRKTLIEQGLDPDDENIRAAFFEDATFADGTYNLPMEARWSTIINTPAPKLNVALDTALARLEEEDPQLKGCFVKGTFTSRNLAANDIKKIVDEVNKISHKAFGAEKDLIGYVYEYFLKEFAVNATKEEGEFYTPNDVVQLIAAMIEPFEGTLYDPACGSGGMFIQSAELVKSKQGNLNSINIYGQEKEPATYRLAKMNLALRGISHNLGGESDSSFTHDLHKGLHFNYIMANPPFNLKGWYDENLKNDARWADYVTPPESNANYAWILHILSHLKPADGVAGFLLANGALNDSDTLEIRKRLIQKDKVEAIVVLPRELFITTDISVTLWILNQNKKGGKYHGRNLRNREGEILFMDLRQWRENAVKGENKKKVRLTSEQIQRAADIYHTWQCEGTDGQKYEVPELYRSVGNSEIEEKGWALTPSKYIEFIDHDLGIDYEKEMARIQAEMKEIIKREKESQKMLEDAFRGIGYGID, from the coding sequence ATGGCCAAGAAAAAAACTGATGAAAAGGCATTTAATATAGATAGTATTTTGTTCAATTGTAGAGATTATTTGCGTGCTGCACGTAATTCCGGTTCATTTTTTGAAAAAAGAGATATGATGCTCACTCTTGTATTCTTGAGATTTATCGGAGAAAAATATGAAGATGGAATAGAAGCTCTTCGTAAGACTCTGATTGAGCAAGGACTTGACCCTGATGATGAAAATATCAGGGCGGCATTTTTTGAGGATGCTACTTTTGCAGATGGAACATATAACCTTCCTATGGAAGCGAGATGGTCAACAATCATTAATACACCTGCACCAAAGCTTAATGTTGCGCTGGATACTGCGCTGGCAAGACTTGAAGAGGAAGATCCTCAGCTTAAAGGCTGCTTTGTTAAGGGTACATTTACTTCGAGAAACTTAGCAGCTAATGATATTAAAAAGATTGTAGATGAGGTAAATAAAATCAGCCATAAGGCTTTTGGAGCTGAAAAGGATTTGATTGGATATGTATACGAATATTTCCTTAAGGAGTTTGCGGTAAATGCAACGAAGGAAGAAGGTGAGTTCTACACTCCCAATGATGTGGTTCAACTTATCGCTGCTATGATCGAGCCGTTTGAAGGTACTCTGTATGATCCTGCCTGCGGTTCCGGAGGTATGTTTATACAGAGTGCTGAACTGGTAAAATCAAAGCAAGGAAACCTTAATAGTATTAATATCTATGGACAGGAAAAAGAGCCTGCGACATATCGACTTGCTAAAATGAATCTGGCACTACGTGGTATCAGTCATAATCTTGGTGGAGAAAGCGATTCTTCCTTTACGCATGATTTACATAAGGGATTGCATTTTAATTACATCATGGCAAATCCACCTTTCAATCTGAAGGGATGGTATGATGAAAACCTAAAAAATGATGCTCGTTGGGCAGACTATGTTACACCTCCTGAAAGTAATGCAAACTATGCTTGGATTTTGCATATCCTTTCCCACTTAAAGCCGGCAGATGGTGTCGCGGGCTTCTTACTTGCGAATGGTGCATTGAATGATAGCGATACATTGGAAATCCGTAAAAGATTGATACAGAAGGATAAGGTAGAGGCTATTGTGGTTCTTCCCAGAGAGTTATTTATTACTACAGACATCAGTGTAACATTGTGGATTTTGAATCAGAATAAAAAAGGTGGTAAATATCATGGCAGAAATCTCCGAAATCGTGAGGGGGAAATTCTCTTCATGGATTTACGCCAATGGAGAGAAAATGCTGTTAAAGGGGAGAATAAAAAGAAGGTTCGCTTAACTAGTGAGCAAATACAGCGTGCTGCTGATATATATCACACTTGGCAATGTGAAGGTACAGACGGACAAAAATATGAAGTGCCTGAACTTTACCGCAGTGTTGGCAATAGTGAAATTGAAGAAAAAGGATGGGCACTTACACCAAGTAAATATATCGAGTTTATTGACCATGATTTAGGGATTGACTATGAAAAAGAAATGGCTCGTATCCAAGCTGAAATGAAAGAAATTATAAAACGGGAAAAAGAATCTCAAAAGATGTTAGAAGATGCATTTAGGGGGATTGGATATGGGATTGACTAA
- a CDS encoding type I restriction endonuclease subunit R, with product MAKLKEYNGHYCESEYEYAFIGFLEAEGWKYISGNNIKRVNKRDVLIADDFKQFISVTNPELTKDEVIQIFDNVRLVGAESDFATLHKVYGWMVDSIQFTLQDGTVKMVSLIDFENPNNNIFRVINQFTVEYTNNGQKENRRPDVLLYVNGMPLCVIELKNPADVHATVYDAWEQITIRYWRDIPHLLHYCPLACISDGVKTRLGTVRTPYEHFYAWRRVNDGDQVSTLPFAETETMIKGVYSPIRFLEIFRDYIYFQDSIYDSAEVEIVCRYPQFFASKLLKQSIVNSVVTKSGKGGTYFGATGCGKTYTMAFLARQLALRCSNIQEIGSPTIILIVDRDELQKQGAKLFTKSKEFLNLGEVSVVKNRAQLRQELGSRQSGGFYICTIQKFCDREDDKIGLINERKNIICFSDEAHRTQLEHSRKIQFSKDTDENMKAMVSKPYAKVLKEAFPHATFVGFTGTPIAETYQTFGDEIDRYTMDQAVADGLTVSIKYHPRIAKVLLDQTKAKEIENYYKKCADDGATYDDIEASKRAMSSIEVILAEPSRLERLATDIHDHYIASCDADPGRVQKAMIVCSSRKIAYSLLLKFKDKYPEWFEEKKSSDGVNVTDDELKELKSMPFMAMVSSVGSNDESEMYNYLGGVKNDRRSEELDVAFKQEKSNFRIVIVVDMWITGFDVPSLTYLYNDKPLKKHLLIQTISRVNRKYSGKDYGMIIDYIGIRDNMREAMKIYGGDTSVAPTSDDVEQATTVFREELEVLKQQFSGYDLAPFLNPDCDPFERYKLLSKAAEYVFASTQMLYTEGNVKDNRISFKSYFLNTVKRMRNAFDICQPSGNLGEEESALAQCFMAIAGFVRKMSGTSDVDADTMNRVVSKMVEEALKYNQVESVLESGEEEDIFSPEYFEKLSDVKMPATKLELLVKMLRKQIKEYSKVNQLAAKSFQEMLEKTIAEYHERRKHLTAEEAGATQEIASEDIIKAATEQALEILRQMNKDRESFRKIGLTFEEKAFYDILIALRDQHNFEYGEDKEIDGVLINDKCKSLAKKVKEIIDTKSSFADWLNNQNVRNQLKLDIKICLIKNGYPPQYSPEVFNKVMDQVENFKENTETTSENNVIHFTYSVPIKRTKKAAEDSISYGNKKD from the coding sequence ATGGCAAAGTTAAAGGAATATAACGGTCATTACTGTGAGTCTGAATATGAATATGCCTTTATCGGATTTTTGGAAGCAGAAGGCTGGAAATATATCTCAGGCAATAATATTAAACGTGTCAATAAAAGAGATGTATTGATTGCTGATGATTTCAAGCAGTTTATTTCTGTTACAAATCCTGAACTTACAAAGGATGAAGTTATACAGATTTTTGACAATGTTCGTCTTGTCGGTGCAGAGAGTGATTTTGCAACCTTACATAAGGTTTATGGCTGGATGGTTGACAGTATTCAGTTTACATTGCAAGACGGTACGGTAAAAATGGTATCTCTTATAGATTTTGAGAATCCCAATAATAATATCTTCCGTGTTATTAATCAGTTTACAGTGGAGTATACAAATAACGGACAAAAGGAGAATCGTAGACCGGATGTACTGTTATATGTGAATGGAATGCCACTATGTGTCATAGAACTGAAAAATCCTGCCGATGTTCATGCAACAGTCTATGATGCATGGGAGCAGATTACTATTCGTTATTGGAGGGATATTCCACATTTATTACATTACTGTCCATTGGCTTGCATATCAGACGGTGTTAAAACAAGACTTGGAACGGTGCGTACGCCTTATGAGCATTTTTATGCTTGGAGGCGTGTGAATGACGGTGATCAAGTCTCAACACTGCCATTTGCAGAAACAGAAACAATGATTAAGGGTGTGTATTCACCGATAAGATTTTTAGAAATTTTTAGAGATTATATTTATTTTCAAGACAGCATTTATGATAGTGCAGAAGTGGAAATAGTATGTAGATATCCCCAGTTTTTTGCGTCCAAGCTTCTGAAACAGAGCATAGTAAATTCTGTCGTTACAAAAAGTGGTAAAGGCGGAACATATTTTGGCGCAACAGGATGTGGTAAAACGTATACCATGGCTTTCCTTGCACGTCAGCTTGCACTTAGATGTTCTAATATTCAGGAAATCGGTTCTCCAACAATTATTCTAATTGTGGACCGAGATGAATTACAAAAACAAGGGGCAAAATTATTCACCAAGAGTAAAGAGTTTTTAAATCTTGGTGAAGTATCTGTCGTAAAAAATAGAGCACAGTTAAGGCAGGAACTTGGTTCAAGACAGAGTGGAGGATTTTATATATGCACTATTCAAAAGTTCTGTGATAGAGAAGATGATAAAATCGGCCTTATCAATGAACGTAAGAATATTATATGTTTCTCTGATGAAGCCCATAGAACACAACTGGAACATTCTAGAAAGATACAGTTTAGCAAGGATACTGATGAAAACATGAAAGCAATGGTATCAAAACCATATGCAAAAGTATTGAAAGAAGCATTTCCACATGCAACATTTGTAGGTTTCACAGGTACGCCTATCGCTGAAACTTATCAGACATTTGGTGATGAAATTGATAGATACACAATGGATCAGGCAGTTGCTGACGGTCTTACTGTTTCTATTAAGTATCATCCTCGTATTGCAAAGGTATTACTTGATCAGACAAAGGCTAAAGAAATTGAAAATTACTATAAAAAGTGTGCTGATGATGGTGCAACATATGATGATATTGAAGCAAGTAAACGTGCTATGAGTTCAATTGAAGTGATACTCGCAGAGCCTTCACGTTTGGAAAGGCTTGCTACTGATATTCACGATCACTATATTGCATCCTGTGATGCTGATCCCGGTAGAGTTCAAAAAGCAATGATTGTATGTTCAAGTAGAAAGATTGCTTATTCCCTTCTTTTGAAATTTAAAGACAAGTATCCGGAATGGTTTGAAGAAAAGAAATCATCAGATGGAGTTAATGTAACAGATGATGAACTGAAAGAATTAAAGTCTATGCCGTTTATGGCTATGGTGTCAAGTGTTGGAAGTAATGATGAATCTGAGATGTATAACTATCTTGGTGGAGTAAAAAATGATAGACGTTCTGAAGAATTGGATGTAGCTTTTAAGCAGGAAAAATCTAATTTTCGTATCGTAATCGTAGTTGATATGTGGATTACAGGTTTCGATGTTCCTTCACTTACATATTTATACAATGATAAACCTTTAAAAAAACACTTACTTATACAGACAATTAGCCGTGTGAATAGAAAGTACTCCGGTAAGGATTACGGTATGATTATTGATTACATAGGTATTCGTGACAATATGCGTGAAGCTATGAAAATCTATGGTGGTGATACTTCGGTTGCACCTACATCAGATGATGTTGAACAAGCTACGACTGTGTTCAGAGAAGAACTTGAAGTTCTTAAACAACAGTTCAGTGGTTATGATCTCGCTCCGTTTTTGAATCCTGATTGCGATCCTTTTGAAAGATATAAATTACTTTCAAAAGCAGCTGAATATGTTTTTGCATCAACACAGATGCTATATACTGAAGGTAATGTAAAGGATAATCGGATTTCTTTTAAGTCCTATTTCTTAAATACTGTAAAAAGAATGAGAAACGCTTTTGATATTTGTCAGCCTTCAGGTAATCTTGGGGAGGAAGAATCTGCTCTTGCTCAGTGCTTTATGGCTATAGCCGGCTTTGTGCGTAAAATGAGCGGGACAAGCGATGTCGATGCGGATACTATGAATCGTGTAGTTTCAAAAATGGTGGAAGAAGCGTTGAAATACAATCAGGTAGAAAGTGTTCTTGAAAGCGGTGAGGAAGAAGATATCTTCTCTCCGGAATATTTTGAGAAGTTATCTGATGTAAAAATGCCGGCAACAAAGCTGGAATTGCTTGTTAAAATGCTTCGAAAGCAGATTAAGGAGTATAGCAAAGTTAATCAGTTGGCAGCAAAGTCTTTTCAAGAGATGCTGGAAAAGACCATTGCTGAATATCATGAAAGAAGAAAGCACCTTACTGCCGAAGAAGCCGGAGCAACTCAGGAAATAGCTTCAGAAGATATTATAAAGGCTGCAACTGAGCAAGCTTTAGAAATCCTTCGTCAAATGAATAAAGATAGAGAGAGTTTCCGTAAGATAGGATTAACTTTTGAAGAAAAGGCATTCTATGATATTTTGATTGCTCTTCGTGACCAACATAATTTTGAATATGGCGAAGATAAAGAGATTGATGGAGTTTTGATTAATGATAAGTGTAAGTCTCTTGCCAAAAAAGTTAAGGAAATTATAGATACGAAGTCCTCATTTGCAGACTGGCTTAATAACCAGAATGTTCGTAATCAGTTAAAGCTTGATATAAAGATTTGTTTGATTAAAAATGGTTATCCGCCACAGTACAGCCCGGAAGTATTTAATAAGGTTATGGATCAGGTGGAAAATTTTAAAGAGAATACAGAGACTACATCTGAAAATAATGTTATTCATTTTACGTATTCTGTGCCAATAAAAAGAACTAAGAAGGCTGCGGAAGATAGTATATCATATGGAAATAAAAAAGATTAA